In the Topomyia yanbarensis strain Yona2022 chromosome 3, ASM3024719v1, whole genome shotgun sequence genome, one interval contains:
- the LOC131690342 gene encoding ceramide glucosyltransferase, translating to MPATMITIVECLAIGILIFWCGKWIVHAMAITYGKLKLHKKTSSATQPRETPYPSVSILKPLMGVDPNLSSNLETFFLMDYPTYELLFCVESSDDPAIDVVNRLREKYPNIETSLLLGGSNVGVNPKVNNISPGYLVAKYELVMISDAGIRMKTDTLTDMVNHMTDRVGLVHQMPFVCDREGFAAAFEKIYFGTVQSRIYLCADLLGINCHTGMSCLMRKDVLDELGGIQTFGCYLAEDFFLAKAIHDAGWKLTISSQPAWQNSGICDISNFQARLTRWAKLRVAMVPTTILLEPMSECIIVGMFACWAAKILLRWNPLVFFLIHTLFWFLSDWVLLSVIQNGSLPFNKFTFFVGWAFRELSGPYLFFNALWNPAIRWRTRVYKLAWGGVAYELTSQIKS from the coding sequence ATGCCTGCAACGATGATCACCATTGTTGAATGTCTGGCTATCGGAATACTCATTTTCTGGTGTGGCAAATGGATTGTGCATGCGATGGCCATCACCTACGGCAAACTGAAATTGCACAAAAAAACAAGTTCAGCGACACAACCACGTGAAACGCCGTACCCGTCTGTTTCCATCCTAAAACCACTGATGGGCGTCGATCCAAATCTGTCGAGCAATTTGGAAACATTTTTCCTAATGGATTATCCGACGTATGAACTTTTGTTCTGTGTAGAATCGTCTGATGATCCAGCGATTGATGTTGTGAATCGATTAAGAGAAAAATATCCAAACATCGAAACATCACTGCTGTTGGGAGGATCAAATGTTGGCGTAAATCCAAAGGTGAATAACATCTCCCCAGGTTACCTGGTTGCAAAGTACGAGCTAGTAATGATTTCGGACGCTGGAATTCGAATGAAAACCGACACACTCACCGATATGGTGAATCACATGACCGATCGAGTAGGACTAGTTCATCAAATGCCGTTCGTTTGTGATCGGGAAGGATTTGCTGCTGCCTTTGAAAAGATCTACTTCGGGACGGTTCAATCGAGGATCTATCTTTGTGCCGATTTGCTCGGAATCAACTGCCATACAGGGATGTCCTGTCTCATGCGAAAGGATGTCCTCGACGAACTTGGTGGAATACAAACGTTCGGTTGCTATCTAGCGGAAGATTTCTTTCTAGCCAAAGCCATTCACGACGCCGGATGGAAACTCACAATCAGCAGCCAGCCGGCCTGGCAAAACTCTGGCATATGTGATATCAGCAACTTTCAAGCGCGACTCACTCGCTGGGCTAAGCTGCGCGTCGCAATGGTTCCCACGACCATTTTACTCGAACCTATGTCGGAGTGCATCATTGTCGGGATGTTTGCCTGCTGGGCGGCCAAAATACTTCTCCGATGGAATCCACTGGTGTTCTTTCTCATCCACACGCTGTTCTGGTTCCTCTCAGACTGGGTGCTGCTGTCAGTCATCCAGAACGGATCACTTCCGTTCAACAAGTTCACATTCTTCGTCGGTTGGGCGTTTCGAGAGCTGAGTGGACCGTATCTATTTTTCAATGCCCTCTGGAATCCTGCCATCAGATGGCGAACGAGAGTCTACAAGCTAGCTTGGGGAGGAGTCGCGTACGAACTTACCTCCCAGATCAAATCGTAG
- the LOC131690340 gene encoding probable maltase has translation MRILVFSVILVVGAVFADEHWWQHANFYQIYPRSFKDSNGDGIGDLLGVKEKVSYLKQELGLDAIWLSPIFKSPMADFGYDISDFRDIHEKFGTLADFDSLAQECKRQNLKLILDFVPNHSSDEHEYFKKSELKQDGYDDYYVWHPGKVLSNGTRVPPSNWVSVFRGSAWQWSETRKEYYLHQFLVKQPDLNYRSESIVNEMKDVLRFWLSRGVSGFRIDAVPYLFESEAVNNVYPDEELSGKTDDPDNPDYVVHTHTQNLEETFDMSFQWRKVLDDFKAEHGGDDLVLMLEAYTPLMNIIRLYGENGREGAQIPFNFEVLSNTFKDSTGKDFYDNIMRFWNVLPSGRFANWVLGNHDNKRVSTRLGVPRADLYNIALNTLPGIAVTYNGDELAMEDVYIPWSETVDPAACNSNPKDFMLYSRDPVRAPFQWDDSTSAGFSTNSKTWLPVSPYYKQNNYKLQKSAPRSHVKIFKSLVRLRKQRTLREGGFDMKLVDEDNIIVYKRELQGVSTIVVILNFHKSTRTVNLSKVFTGLPLEFEVITSSLQTNYVDGSILNRDVITLPADAAIVLEGTV, from the exons ATGAGAATTTTGGTGTTTAGTGTGATTCTAGTGGTCGGAGCGGTTTTCGCGGACGAACACTGGTGGCAGCATGCCAACTTCTATCAGATCTATCCACGATCCTTCAAGGACAGTAATGGCGACGGTATTGGAGATCTTCTCGGAGTGAAGGAGAAAGTGAGCTACCTTAAGCAAGAATTGGGTCTCGATGCCATCTGGTTGTCCCCGATTTTCAAGTCACCTATGGCGGATTTCGGGTACGATATTTCGGATTTTAGAGATATTCATGAAAAGTTCGGCACCCTTGCCGATTTTGACAGTCTGGCGCAGGAGTGCAAGAGACAGAATCTGAAGTTAATTTTGGACTTTGTACCGAATCATAGCAGTGATGAGCATGAGTATTTCAAAAAGTCGGAACTGAAACAGGACGGTTACGATGATTATTACGTATGGCATCCCGGAAAAGTACTAAGTAATGGAACACGTGTGCCACCTTCGAACTGGGTGAGCGTTTTTCGTGGAAGTGCATGGCAGTGGAGTGAAACACGCAAGGAGTATTATCTTCATCAGTTTCTTGTCAAACAGCCAGATTTAAACTATCGTAGTGAAAGTATCGTAAACGAAATGAAAGACGTACTACGATTTTGGCTCAGCAGAGGTGTCAGTGGTTTTAGGATCGATGCAGTACCATATCTTTTCGAGAGCGAAGCAGTTAATAACGTTTATCCAGATGAAGAATTAAGTGGTAAAACCGATGACCCAGATAATCCTGACTACGTTGTGCACACGCATACCCAAAATCTCGAAGAAACTTTTGATATGTCATTCCAGTGGCGTAAAGTGTTGGATGATTTCAAAGCGGAACATGGTGGTGATGATCTCGTTCTAATGCTTGAGGCTTATACACCGCTAATGAATATTATCAGATTGTATGGCGAAAATGGTAGAGAAGGAGCACAAATTCCTTTCAATTTCGAAGTTCTTTCCAATACTTTCAAGGATAGCACAGGCAAGGATTTTTACGACAATATCATGCGATTCTGGAATGTTTTGCCGTCAGGCCGTTTCGCAAATTGGGTT CTTGGTAATCACGACAACAAACGTGTTTCCACTCGGTTAGGAGTTCCACGTGCCGATCTTTATAACATAGCGCTCAACACATTGCCAGGAATAGCCGTCACCTATAACGGAGATGAGCTCGCTATGGAGGATGTGTACATTCCTTGGAGCGAAACCGTTGACCCGGCCGCATGTAATTCGAACCCGAAAGATTTCATGCTTTATAGTCGCGATCCAGTCCGTGCACCATTCCAATGGGACGATAGCACCAGTGCGGGGTTTTCCACCAACTCCAAGACGTGGCTTCCGGTGTCCCCGTACTATAAACAGAACAACTACAAACTGCAAAAATCTGCTCCTCGTAGTCatgtgaaaattttcaaatccttAGTCAGACTACGCAAACAGCGGACACTCAGGGAAGGTGGCTTTGATATGAAATTAGTGGACGAAGATAACATAATTGTATACAAACGAGAGCTGCAAGGAGTCAGCACGATCGTAGTGATACTGAATTTCCACAAATCGACACGTACCGTGAACTTATCCAAAGTGTTCACCGGGCTTCCGCTGGAATTTGAAGTCATCACTTCGTCATTGCAGACAAATTATGTGGATGG TTCTATTTTGAATCGTGACGTGATCACGCTACCGGCCGATGCAGCCATTGTCCTGGAGGGAACTGTGTAG